A stretch of the Filimonas lacunae genome encodes the following:
- a CDS encoding RNA polymerase sigma factor, whose translation MSSTSSIRQATFETAVIAYWDKLLGIAVAKTNEQDGFDLVQDVLLSAWEKWGELPKDESLEFYLLHALKLRIFNYYRSTDRYQQRLQKLEELLNHSVEQNDALAGEDLQAFREALVREAVATLSPNQQQLFTLRVQHQYSYQKIAAILHIAPGSARVLYARALEQIKTHIRTNPAASESILSAFVLFTIC comes from the coding sequence ATTGGGATAAACTACTGGGTATTGCAGTAGCAAAAACCAATGAACAGGATGGCTTTGACCTGGTGCAGGATGTTTTACTGTCGGCCTGGGAAAAGTGGGGGGAGTTACCGAAAGATGAAAGCCTGGAATTTTATTTATTGCATGCTTTAAAGCTTCGCATTTTCAATTACTACCGCAGTACCGATCGTTATCAGCAGCGGCTGCAAAAGCTGGAAGAATTACTCAATCACTCTGTAGAACAAAACGATGCACTGGCGGGTGAAGATCTGCAGGCTTTTCGGGAAGCCTTGGTGCGGGAAGCAGTAGCTACCCTTTCGCCTAACCAGCAGCAGCTTTTTACACTGCGCGTACAGCATCAATATTCTTATCAGAAAATTGCTGCTATCCTGCATATTGCGCCAGGTTCGGCAAGGGTGCTATATGCCCGGGCGTTGGAGCAGATAAAAACACATATCAGAACCAACCCGGCAGCTTCAGAAAGCATCCTGTCTGCCTTTGTGTTGTTTACAATTTGTTAA
- a CDS encoding FecR family protein — protein MTNNNPSNAKALLEKFQAGHCTPEELAILDQWYATLEEDHPAQLSAQQTQQYKQQFLHTFRNRLQPPAIIRTSIPVIRWLAAACVLLLAGAGYRWLLHQQAQPVAAGNMQIVANTTSHVKKIALADSSIVWLNAHASLSWKQATTRQVTLEGEGYFEVHTNTQQPFTVNTRDMQIKVLGTAFNVEAYTAEKMTRVALVNGRVQLRAAADSNNHTLLQPGQIAVLTANQPWAITTANTDAVASWTNGGFVVNNISVKDAVARLCERNACTLEWKSIKDIQKIISVAFMRESFEQSLSNLCYLLHKQYKIQGNHVTIY, from the coding sequence ATGACTAACAACAACCCATCCAACGCCAAAGCCCTGTTAGAAAAATTTCAGGCCGGACATTGTACGCCGGAAGAGCTGGCTATACTGGATCAATGGTATGCTACCCTGGAAGAAGACCATCCCGCGCAACTCTCTGCACAACAAACACAGCAATACAAACAACAGTTTCTCCACACCTTTCGCAACCGCCTGCAACCACCTGCTATTATTCGTACATCCATCCCTGTCATCAGGTGGCTGGCCGCTGCCTGTGTGTTATTACTGGCGGGGGCAGGGTATCGATGGCTATTACATCAACAGGCGCAGCCTGTCGCTGCCGGGAATATGCAGATAGTGGCCAATACTACCTCGCACGTAAAGAAGATAGCACTAGCTGATAGTTCTATCGTATGGCTGAACGCCCATGCTTCACTCAGCTGGAAACAAGCAACCACCCGCCAGGTAACACTGGAAGGCGAAGGGTATTTTGAGGTGCACACCAATACGCAGCAACCATTTACGGTAAACACCCGCGATATGCAAATAAAGGTGCTTGGTACCGCCTTTAACGTAGAAGCGTATACAGCAGAAAAAATGACCCGCGTAGCCCTGGTGAATGGACGTGTGCAACTACGCGCGGCAGCAGATAGTAATAATCATACCCTGTTGCAACCCGGACAAATAGCGGTGCTTACCGCCAACCAACCCTGGGCCATCACTACCGCCAATACAGATGCGGTAGCCAGCTGGACCAACGGCGGCTTTGTGGTAAACAATATATCGGTGAAAGATGCGGTGGCGAGGTTGTGCGAACGCAACGCCTGCACCCTGGAATGGAAAAGCATAAAAGACATTCAAAAAATTATCTCCGTGGCTTTTATGCGCGAAAGCTTTGAGCAGTCGCTCAGTAATCTCTGTTACCTCCTGCACAAGCAATACAAAATACAGGGCAATCACGTGACTATTTACTAA